The Candidatus Amarolinea dominans DNA window CGCGAGCCGCCGGCCGGCCTGCTGGATCACCCTGTGACCAACGTGAGTTGGTGCGACGCCGTGGCTTATTGCGCCTGGTTGAGCGAGCAGTGTAAGCCTCGCCGCTACGTCTTGCCCAGCGAGGCGGAGTGGGAGAGAGGCCCCCACCCCTCCCCCGCGCGCGGGGGAGGGGCTTTCACCTCGCTATCCGTGGGGCGCGGAGTGGGCCGAGGGGCGGTGCAATGCGGCGAGCAGCGGGACGACCGCGGTGACGGCGCATCCGGCTGGCGCCAGCGGGTATGGCGTCGAGGATCTGCTGGGCAACGTGCAGGAGTGGACGCGCTCGCTGTGGGGCAGCCAGCCCGGCCAACCCGATTTCGGCTATCCCTATGACCGCAAGCACGGCCGCGAGATCATCGCCCCGACCAAACTGCCCGCGCAGGCACGGCTGGTGCATCGCGGCGGGTCGTTCAAGTCGCAGCCGGCCGATCTGCGCTGCACCGCGCGCGGCAACGCCCTGCCCGACAGCCGCATCGCCTGGCGCGGGTTTCGCGTCGCCATGATCCTGGAGGAGCCAACATGAAAGACCTGCGCCAACAGCGCCAGACCCGCCCCGGCCTGACCGACAGCATCAAGAGCGGCCTGGCCGTGCCGATCCTCAGCGATGAGGCGATCTTCGACCTGGTCCTGCCGGGCCATCCGTCGCTGGCGGAGGCGTATGCCGAATACACCGGCTACCCGCTGGACGACCGCGACAACCTGCCGCGTATCGCCAAGTTCTGCAAGCTGAACCGCCAGCGCGAGGCGGTGCAGACCGGCGGCGACTTCACCCACAACGACCTGCGCGCCGACTTCTGCGACTTCGTCAAGAACTTCATCTATGCCCAGGCCGAGGCGCACGGCGCTGACGCCGATCTGCTGGCGGAAGCCGAGGCGCGGTTCGCCGCCACCACGGTGACCGGGTTCGCCGGGGTGCTGGGCTATCCCAGCTTCGACCGCGGCCCCGATGATCCGCTGCAGGTGCTGGCCAATCTGCCCTTCCGCGTCCTGCTGACCACCAGCCCCTACACCTTCCTGGAGGCCGCGCTGGTCAGGGCCGGCAAGACCCCGCGCAGCACGGTGATCCGCTGGCGCCAGGACCTGCGCGACCTGATTGATCCGCGCATCGCCGATGTGCCCGCAGGGCGGGAGCCGGGGGATTTCCCGCTGGTCTGCCACCTGTTCGGGCTGGAGAGCACTTCCAGCTCGCTGGTGCTGACCGAGGACGACTACCTGGAGTTCCTGGTGGACGTGAACCTGGGCCGCGGGGACGATAAGCGCGACAGCGTGCCGGCCCAGGTGCGCAAGGCGCTCAGCGGCGACCTGCTGGTGCTGGGCTTCAGCCTCAACAGTTGGGCCTTTCGCGCCTCTACGCCGGGCTGATCAGGTCGGACGACGCGCGCGCCGAGAAGCGCGGCATCTGCGTGCAGTTGCCGCCCAGCGAGGCCGAACGGGCCTATCTGCACGACTACCTCCAGCGCGAGGCGCGCTTCGAGGTGGATTGGCGGACGCTGAGCGCCTACGCCGCGGGATTGCCGCGGGTCTGATCGGGAAATCATGTAGACCACGTGCAAAGGAATCGAGCCTTCAGGCGGTCAGACCGGCTAAAGCCTCGATTCCAATCTGCGAGCTTCATTTGTGTCCCCTGGAAGAGGAACGCTATGCCCACCACCGACACCCCCACCAACCCCTACGTCGGCCCGCGCACCTTCACCGCGGCCGACCGCAAGCGCTTCTTCGGCCGCGAGACGGAGGCGGCCGGCCTGCTGGCGCGCGTCGTCTCCGAACGGCTGCTGCTCTTCTACGCCCAGTCGGGCGCGGGCAAAAGCTCGCTGATCAACGCCCGCCTGATCCCGCAACTGCGTGAGGAGGAGGGGTTCAGCGTGCTGCCCGTGGGCCGCGTGGCGGGTCAGCTTCCGGCCGGCGTGGCGCAGGTGGACAACATCTTCCTCTTCAACCTGATGGCCGGCCTGGATGGGGGCGGGGGCAGCCCGGCGCAGTGGGCGCACCTGGGGCTGAGCGAGTTCCTGGAGCGCCTGGTGACAGACGATGGCTTGGCCTGGCGCTACGACCCGGCGGCCGCGACCGAGCCGGCCCCTGCACGGGAGAAGCGGCGCTCCCGGTTGCGGACGCGGGGCCGGCCCCGCGCTTCGCCCTGGTGATTGACCAGTTCGAGGAGATCATCACCGGCCACCCTGACCGCTGGCGCGAGCGGGAGGGCTTCTTCCGCCAGCTCGACGCGGCGTTGCAGGCCGATCCCAATCTCTGGGTCGTGCTGAGCCTGCGCGAGGACTACGTGGCCGCGCTCGACCCCTACGCGCCGCTGGTCTTCAACCGGCTGCGCGCCCGCTTCTACATGGAGCGCATGGGCGTGGCCGCCGGCCTGGAGGCCATCCGCAAACCGGCCGAGCTGGCTGGCCGGCCTTTTGCCGAGGGTGTGGCCGAGCAGTTGGCCGACAACCTGCGCCAGGTGCGCGTGGCCGGGCAGAAAGGCACGGTCGCCGGGCAGTACGTCGAGCCGGTGCAGTTGCAGGTGGTCTGTTACCAACTATGGGAGGGGCTGAAGGGAAGGGAGGAGGGGGAGCGTAGCAGCAAAGCGGCGACGGGGGAGCGACGTGCGATTACCTTCGAGGATCTGGAGCGGGCTGGGGATGTGGACCGGGCGCTGACGCAGTTCTACGAGGAGACGCTGGCCGCGGCGCTGGCGGACCCGGCCGCGGCGGGGGTGAGCGAGCGGCAGTTGCGGGCGT harbors:
- a CDS encoding SUMF1/EgtB/PvdO family nonheme iron enzyme; amino-acid sequence: MQEWTRSLWGSQPGQPDFGYPYDRKHGREIIAPTKLPAQARLVHRGGSFKSQPADLRCTARGNALPDSRIAWRGFRVAMILEEPT
- a CDS encoding SIR2 family protein gives rise to the protein MKDLRQQRQTRPGLTDSIKSGLAVPILSDEAIFDLVLPGHPSLAEAYAEYTGYPLDDRDNLPRIAKFCKLNRQREAVQTGGDFTHNDLRADFCDFVKNFIYAQAEAHGADADLLAEAEARFAATTVTGFAGVLGYPSFDRGPDDPLQVLANLPFRVLLTTSPYTFLEAALVRAGKTPRSTVIRWRQDLRDLIDPRIADVPAGREPGDFPLVCHLFGLESTSSSLVLTEDDYLEFLVDVNLGRGDDKRDSVPAQVRKALSGDLLVLGFSLNSWAFRASTPG